In Salmo trutta chromosome 28, fSalTru1.1, whole genome shotgun sequence, one DNA window encodes the following:
- the LOC115165574 gene encoding hepatocyte nuclear factor 4-alpha-like isoform X2, whose protein sequence is MDMADYSDALDPAYTTLEFENMQVLSMGSDSSPAESANMNAANHLGAGTLCAICGDRATGKHYGASSCDGCKGFFRRSVRKNHMYSCRFSRQCIVDKDKRNQCRYCRLKKCFRAGMKKEAVQNERDRISTRRSSYEDSSLPSINALIQADVLSRQISSPGPILNGDIRTKKIATITDVCESMKQQLLVLVEWAKYIPAFCDLPLDDQVALLRAHAGENLLIGAAKRSMLYKDLLLLGNDHIIPRNCPEMEVCRVAVRILDELVLSFQELQIDDNEYACLKAIVFFDPDAKGLSDPGKIKRMRYQVQVSLEDYINDRQYDSRGRFGELLLLLPTLQSITWQMIEQIQFVKLFGMAKIDNLLQEMLLGGSANEAPHTPHSLHPHLVQEHLSNNVIVSSNMATSIHNGQISTPGTPIPSPPTASSSEHYKMAQGVIATVPKHSISIPQLTITKQEAI, encoded by the exons ATGGATATGGCAGACTATAGCGATGCCCTGGACCCAGCCTACACCACCCTGGAGTTTGAAAACATGCAAGTGCTCTCCATGGGCTCAG ACTCCTCGCCGGCTGAGAGTGCCAACATGAATGCAGCCAACCACCTCGGAGCGGGCACCCTGTGTGCCATCTGTGGGGACAGGGCCACGGGCAAACACTATGGGGCCTCCAGCTGTGACGGCTGCAAAGGCTTCTTCCGTCGGAGCGTTCGCAAAAACCACATGTATTCATGCAG GTTCAGCAGACAATGCATTGTGGACAAAGACAAGAGGAATCAATGCAGATACTGTCGATTGAAGAAATGCTTTCGAGCTGGCATGAAAAAAGAAG CTGTACAAAACGAGAGAGACAGAATCAGCACTAGGAGATCTAGCTATGAAGACAGCAGTTTACCATCTATCAATGCACTTATCCAGGCAGATGTACTCTCAAGACAG ATATCCTCACCTGGACCTATACTGAATGGTGACATCAGGACAAAAAAGATAGCGACCATCACAGATGTGTGTGAATCAATGAAACAGCAGCTGCTGGTGTTGGTGGAATGGGCCAAGTACATCCCTGCCTTCTGTGACCTGCCCCTGGATGACCAG GTGGCATTGCTGCGAGCCCATGCAGGAGAGAATCTTCTGATTGGAGCTGCAAAGAGGTCTATGTTGTACAAGGACCTCCTGTTACTAG GAAATGACCACATTATTCCCCGGAACTGCCCGGAGATGGAAGTGTGCCGGGTAGCAGTGAGGATTCTGGACGAGCTAGTGCTGTCCTTCCAGGAACTCCAGATAGACGACAATGAATATGCTTGTTTGAAAGCCATTGTTTTCTTCGATCCAG aTGCCAAAGGTCTGAGTGACCCAGGTAAGATCAAGCGGATGCGGTACCAGGTTCAGGTCAGCCTAGAGGACTACATCAACGACCGGCAGTATGACTCCCGGGGACGCTTTGGAGAGCTGCTCCTGCTGCTGCCCACACTACAGAGCATCACCTGGCAGATGATCGAACAGATTCAGTTTGTCAAACTCTTTGGCATGGCCAAGATTGACAACCTGCTCCAAGAAATGCTCTTAGGAG GATCTGCTAATGAGGCACCTCACACACCTCACTCGCTGCATCCACATCTGGTTCAAGAACACCTCAGCAACAATGTCATCGTTTCAAGCAACATGGCTACTTCCATCCACAATGGCCAAATCT CCACTCCTGGAACCCCAATCCCCTCTCCTCCCACAGCCTCCAGTTCAGAACACTATAAGATGGCTCAAGGGGTTATAGCCACTGTGCCCAAGCATTCTATCTCCATCCCTCAGCTCACCATCACCAAGCAAGAAGCCATCTAA
- the LOC115165574 gene encoding hepatocyte nuclear factor 4-alpha-like isoform X1 produces the protein MDMADYSDALDPAYTTLEFENMQVLSMGSDSSPAESANMNAANHLGAGTLCAICGDRATGKHYGASSCDGCKGFFRRSVRKNHMYSCRFSRQCIVDKDKRNQCRYCRLKKCFRAGMKKEGIQFIQLHSNAVQNERDRISTRRSSYEDSSLPSINALIQADVLSRQISSPGPILNGDIRTKKIATITDVCESMKQQLLVLVEWAKYIPAFCDLPLDDQVALLRAHAGENLLIGAAKRSMLYKDLLLLGNDHIIPRNCPEMEVCRVAVRILDELVLSFQELQIDDNEYACLKAIVFFDPDAKGLSDPGKIKRMRYQVQVSLEDYINDRQYDSRGRFGELLLLLPTLQSITWQMIEQIQFVKLFGMAKIDNLLQEMLLGGSANEAPHTPHSLHPHLVQEHLSNNVIVSSNMATSIHNGQISTPGTPIPSPPTASSSEHYKMAQGVIATVPKHSISIPQLTITKQEAI, from the exons ATGGATATGGCAGACTATAGCGATGCCCTGGACCCAGCCTACACCACCCTGGAGTTTGAAAACATGCAAGTGCTCTCCATGGGCTCAG ACTCCTCGCCGGCTGAGAGTGCCAACATGAATGCAGCCAACCACCTCGGAGCGGGCACCCTGTGTGCCATCTGTGGGGACAGGGCCACGGGCAAACACTATGGGGCCTCCAGCTGTGACGGCTGCAAAGGCTTCTTCCGTCGGAGCGTTCGCAAAAACCACATGTATTCATGCAG GTTCAGCAGACAATGCATTGTGGACAAAGACAAGAGGAATCAATGCAGATACTGTCGATTGAAGAAATGCTTTCGAGCTGGCATGAAAAAAGAAGGTATACAATTCATTCAACTTCATTCAAATG CTGTACAAAACGAGAGAGACAGAATCAGCACTAGGAGATCTAGCTATGAAGACAGCAGTTTACCATCTATCAATGCACTTATCCAGGCAGATGTACTCTCAAGACAG ATATCCTCACCTGGACCTATACTGAATGGTGACATCAGGACAAAAAAGATAGCGACCATCACAGATGTGTGTGAATCAATGAAACAGCAGCTGCTGGTGTTGGTGGAATGGGCCAAGTACATCCCTGCCTTCTGTGACCTGCCCCTGGATGACCAG GTGGCATTGCTGCGAGCCCATGCAGGAGAGAATCTTCTGATTGGAGCTGCAAAGAGGTCTATGTTGTACAAGGACCTCCTGTTACTAG GAAATGACCACATTATTCCCCGGAACTGCCCGGAGATGGAAGTGTGCCGGGTAGCAGTGAGGATTCTGGACGAGCTAGTGCTGTCCTTCCAGGAACTCCAGATAGACGACAATGAATATGCTTGTTTGAAAGCCATTGTTTTCTTCGATCCAG aTGCCAAAGGTCTGAGTGACCCAGGTAAGATCAAGCGGATGCGGTACCAGGTTCAGGTCAGCCTAGAGGACTACATCAACGACCGGCAGTATGACTCCCGGGGACGCTTTGGAGAGCTGCTCCTGCTGCTGCCCACACTACAGAGCATCACCTGGCAGATGATCGAACAGATTCAGTTTGTCAAACTCTTTGGCATGGCCAAGATTGACAACCTGCTCCAAGAAATGCTCTTAGGAG GATCTGCTAATGAGGCACCTCACACACCTCACTCGCTGCATCCACATCTGGTTCAAGAACACCTCAGCAACAATGTCATCGTTTCAAGCAACATGGCTACTTCCATCCACAATGGCCAAATCT CCACTCCTGGAACCCCAATCCCCTCTCCTCCCACAGCCTCCAGTTCAGAACACTATAAGATGGCTCAAGGGGTTATAGCCACTGTGCCCAAGCATTCTATCTCCATCCCTCAGCTCACCATCACCAAGCAAGAAGCCATCTAA
- the LOC115165575 gene encoding alpha-tocopherol transfer protein-like has product MYHRRRRRVTQLITLYRLSNERSNVAAPGTVRGLLQAVAKMMSEESEPMRHIDLGSPPLEQPAAGHWFPGPPPPVYSCTLTPELEAKAREELQEKPEWRLRDAQALRDMVLKEQPKLRTRLDDAFLLRFLRARKFDYDRAMQLLLNYHSSRRAWPEVFQDLKPSTVKHVLDLGFLTVLPHPDLNGRYILCLRPGKWKANDYPFEDNIRAIYLTLEKLIQPEETQVNGIVILADYTGVGLSQASNPGPFLAKKVVSILQDSFPIRIKAVNIINEPRIFKGIFAIIKPFLKEKMAERYVLHGSDLRSLHCNIPRSVLPEEYGGVARHLDMSAWSKTLLDSEEEFIVEFCQPDPLEGVVLPDSMLFEGEQPGGGARDDDTFRGLRSQLYYCY; this is encoded by the exons ATgtaccatagaagaagaagaagagtgaCGCAGCTCATCACACTCTACAGACTCTCCAACGAGAGAAGTAATGTCGCAGCACCCGGAACTGTCCGCGGATTGCTCCAGGCAG TGGCCAAAATGATGTCTGAAGAAAGTGAGCCCATGAGGCACATTGATCTTGGGTCTCCTCCTCTGGAACAACCAGCGGCTGGTCACTGGTTCCCTGGCCCTCCCCCGCCCGTCTACTCCTGCACTCTGACTCCTGAGCTGGAGGCAAAGGCCCgggaggagctacaggagaagCCAGAGTGGAGGCTGAGAGACGCGCAGGCCCTGAGGGACATGGTGCTGAAGGAGCAGCCTAAGCTCCGGACCAGGCTGGACGATGCCTTTCTCCTGCGCTTCCTACGGGCCAG AAAGTTTGACTATGACCGTGCCATGCAGCTGCTCCTCAACTACCACAGCAGCCGGCGGGCCTGGCCCGAGGTCTTCCAGGACCTGAAGCCCTCCACAGTCAAACATGTGTTAGACCTGGGCTTCCTGACTGTTCTGCCCCATCCAGACCTTAATGGACGCTACATCCTCTGTCTCAGACCTG GAAAATGGAAAGCAAATGACTATCCATTTGAGGACAACATCCGGGCCATTTACCTGACTCTGGAGAAGCTGATTCAGCCAGAGGAGACTCAGGTGAATGGGATCGTCATCTTAGCAGACTACACTGGGGTGGGCTTGTCCCAGGCATCCAATCCGGGCCCGTTCCTGGCCAAGAAGGTTGTCAGCATCCTTCAG GATAGCTTCCCAATAAGGATCAAGGCTGTTAACATCATAAATGAGCCCCGGATTTTCAAAGGGATCTTTGCAATAATTAAGCCTTTTCTGAAGGAGAAGATGGCAGAGAGG TACGTTCTCCACGGGTCAGACCTGCGCTCTCTGCACTGCAACATTCCTCGATCCGTCCTGCCAGAGGAGTATGGTGGTGTGGCCAGACACCTTGACATGTCAGCCTGGTCAAAGACATTACTGGACTCTGAGGAGGAGTTTATAGTGGAGTTCTGCCAGCCAGATCCTCTAGAGGGCGTAGTCCTCCCAGACTCCATGCTGTTTGAAGGGGAGCAGCCTGGTGGTGGTGCTAGGGATGACGACACCTTCAGGGGGCTACGCTCTCAGCTCTACTACTGTTACTGA